One segment of Macrotis lagotis isolate mMagLag1 chromosome 1, bilby.v1.9.chrom.fasta, whole genome shotgun sequence DNA contains the following:
- the TMEM170A gene encoding transmembrane protein 170A isoform X3 produces MWYGVFLWALVSSLSFHVPAGLLALFTLRHHKYGRFMSVGILLMGIVGPITAGILTSAAIAGVYRAAGKEMIPFEALTLGVGQTFCVVVVSFLRILATL; encoded by the exons ATGTGGTATGGTGTGTTCCTGTGGGCACTGgtgtcttctctctccttccacgtCCCTGCTGGATTATTGGCACTGTTCACCCTCAGGCATCACAAATATGGTAGGTTCATGTCTGTAGGCATCCTGTTGATGGGCATCGTGGGACCAATTACTGCTGGAATCTTGACAA GTGCAGCCATTGCTGGAGTTTACCGAGCTGCTGGCAAAGAAATGATCCCTTTTGAAGCTCTCACCCTAGGTGTTGGGCAGACATTTTGTGTAGTGGTGGTTTCCTTTTTACGGATTTTAGCAACTCTATAG